TACGCTGTCAACCTCCACAGTCGGATTGCCAGCCGGGTGCTGTGGCGTGTCTTTTACGGCACCTACCGCGACGAGCACGATATTTTTCAAGCCGCGCATGCACTGCCTTGGCAGACGTGGTTTCCCGTCCGCTACACGATCAAGGTGAAGGTCAGTGCCCAGCATTGCCCGCTGCCCAGCCTGGATTTTGTCACCCTGCGGATTAAGGATGCGATCTGTGATCGTTTCCGCGCGGCCACTGGCGTGCGTCCCGACGTGGCTACGCGCCGACCGGATATCCGCATTGATGCGTTTCTAGACCGTCAGCACGTGACGCTTTATCTCGATACTTCGGGTGAGGCGCTCTTCAAGCGCGGACTCCGCACCGCCGTCACCGAGGCTCCGGTGCGCGAGAATCTCGCGGCGGGTATTCTGCGGCTAGTGGGCTGGACCGCGCAGCAACCCTTGCTCGATCCGATGTGCGGGAGCGGCACGTTTCTATTGGAAGCGGCGTTGATCGCGCGCAACATTCCGCCGGGGCTGGGGCGGCGCTTTGCGTTCGAGAGGCTGAGCAACTTTGATGCTCGTGCGTGGCAGGCGCTGTGCGCGGCTGGCAGGATGCGGCAAATGCCGAAGGCCCCCTGTGCCATTTACGGGAGCGACATTAACGGGGCCGCGCTCCAGGCGGCGCGGGCGAATCTCCAGGCCGCCGGATTGGTCGATGCGGTGGCGCTCAAGCAGGCCGACCTGCTGACCATCACGCCACCGGCTGGGGAAGGGCTGCTGGTGACGAACCCACCCTATGGAGTTCGTCTGAGTGATCAGGAGCAGTTGGCCACGTTCTACCCGCGTCTCGGCGACAGCCTCAAGCGGCACTTCGCCGGCTGGCGTGCGTACTTCTTTACGGCGGATCTGCGGCTGTCCAAGCTGATCGGTCTGGCGACCAGCCGTCGTACGCCT
This DNA window, taken from Deltaproteobacteria bacterium, encodes the following:
- a CDS encoding class I SAM-dependent RNA methyltransferase, whose amino-acid sequence is MRTQNETFFAPCPRGLEAVLRAELEQLGAQDVADLPGGVSFVGPFALCYAVNLHSRIASRVLWRVFYGTYRDEHDIFQAAHALPWQTWFPVRYTIKVKVSAQHCPLPSLDFVTLRIKDAICDRFRAATGVRPDVATRRPDIRIDAFLDRQHVTLYLDTSGEALFKRGLRTAVTEAPVRENLAAGILRLVGWTAQQPLLDPMCGSGTFLLEAALIARNIPPGLGRRFAFERLSNFDARAWQALCAAGRMRQMPKAPCAIYGSDINGAALQAARANLQAAGLVDAVALKQADLLTITPPAGEGLLVTNPPYGVRLSDQEQLATFYPRLGDSLKRHFAGWRAYFFTADLRLSKLIGLATSRRTPLFNGSLECRLFEFNIVSGTMRKPKVVTEAAARQ